The Streptomyces sp. NBC_00691 genome has a segment encoding these proteins:
- a CDS encoding serine hydrolase domain-containing protein produces MSHGHVQVEVHGTVEPGFESVREEFATVVANEARDGGAQLAVHHRGRLVVDLWGGDGVDGDSLLGLYSSSKGAMALVAALLVQDGVLDLDRRVASWWPEFAAEGKGELTLRQLLAHRSGVIGVDGGLSPGELADDRAAAARLAGQRPFWEPGTAHGYHALVIGALVGEVVLRATGRTIQELFEERVRAPYALDYYLGLPEELEPRFRTALPLLPTPAEQALLAENPIAPDSLMAIAFNLHADPPFDDVEYANSRTVRARAPLSGGGIGSARGLSRMYAAIAGELDGRAPLLKPDTLAEFARIHSSGQDMVTGSTNAFGLGFVPLATRHPVLGPGAVGHSGAPGSQSFADPATGLAYSYARRRFGFAAGPGAVENDRLIPAVVAAAARRDEIPGAAGAAV; encoded by the coding sequence ATGAGCCACGGTCACGTCCAGGTGGAGGTCCACGGGACGGTGGAGCCCGGATTCGAGTCCGTACGGGAGGAGTTCGCCACGGTCGTGGCGAACGAGGCGCGCGACGGCGGAGCCCAGCTCGCCGTCCATCACCGCGGCCGGCTCGTCGTGGACCTCTGGGGTGGTGACGGGGTCGACGGGGACTCGCTCCTCGGCCTCTACTCCTCCTCCAAGGGGGCGATGGCCCTGGTCGCCGCGCTGCTCGTCCAGGACGGCGTGCTCGATCTCGATCGCCGGGTCGCCTCCTGGTGGCCCGAGTTCGCCGCCGAGGGCAAGGGGGAGCTGACCCTGCGGCAGCTGCTCGCCCACCGGTCCGGAGTGATCGGCGTCGACGGCGGCCTCAGCCCCGGGGAACTCGCCGACGACCGGGCGGCCGCCGCACGGCTCGCGGGCCAGCGGCCGTTCTGGGAGCCCGGCACCGCCCACGGCTACCACGCCCTCGTGATCGGCGCCCTCGTCGGCGAGGTCGTCCTGCGCGCCACCGGACGCACGATCCAGGAGCTGTTCGAGGAGCGGGTCCGCGCCCCGTACGCGCTCGACTACTACCTGGGCCTGCCCGAGGAGCTGGAACCCCGCTTCCGTACGGCCCTGCCGCTGCTGCCGACGCCCGCCGAGCAGGCCCTCCTCGCGGAGAACCCGATCGCCCCGGACAGCCTCATGGCCATCGCGTTCAACCTCCACGCGGACCCGCCGTTCGACGACGTCGAGTACGCCAACTCCCGTACGGTCCGTGCCCGGGCACCGCTCTCCGGCGGAGGCATCGGCTCCGCGCGCGGCCTCTCCCGGATGTACGCGGCGATCGCCGGCGAGCTCGACGGCCGCGCCCCGCTGCTGAAGCCGGACACGCTGGCGGAGTTCGCCCGGATCCACTCGTCCGGCCAGGACATGGTGACCGGCTCGACGAACGCCTTCGGCCTCGGCTTCGTCCCGCTGGCCACCCGCCACCCGGTGCTCGGCCCGGGCGCCGTCGGCCACAGCGGTGCCCCCGGCTCCCAGTCCTTCGCCGACCCGGCCACCGGCCTCGCCTACAGCTACGCCCGGCGGCGCTTCGGCTTCGCCGCGGGCCCCGGGGCCGTCGAGAACGACCGTCTGATCCCGGCGGTCGTCGCGGCGGCCGCGCGCCGGGACGAGATTCCGGGGGCGGCCGGAGCAGCCGTCTGA
- a CDS encoding YceI family protein produces the protein MGIFNRKSNESAVAVATLPVDPALTALTGDYTIDPAHSSIGFTVRHAMVTNVRGTFAEHEGLLTLDGANPGASTASIDVKIASIDTGIADRDGHLRSGDFFDVEQFPLMSFRSLRAEQLGGETYRITGDLTIKDVTKPLSIDLEFNGSATDVYGNERVGFEGSAEILRSDWGLTWNAALETGGVMVSDKVKLNFDISAIKNAA, from the coding sequence ATGGGTATCTTCAACCGCAAGAGCAACGAGTCCGCCGTCGCCGTCGCCACCCTCCCCGTGGACCCGGCCCTGACCGCCCTGACCGGCGACTACACCATCGACCCGGCCCACAGCAGCATCGGCTTCACCGTCCGTCACGCCATGGTCACCAACGTCCGCGGCACCTTCGCCGAGCACGAGGGCCTCCTGACGCTGGACGGCGCGAACCCGGGCGCCTCCACGGCCTCGATCGACGTCAAGATCGCCTCGATCGACACGGGGATCGCGGACCGCGACGGCCACCTGCGCAGCGGCGACTTCTTCGACGTCGAGCAGTTCCCGCTCATGTCGTTCCGCTCCCTGCGGGCCGAGCAGCTCGGCGGCGAGACGTACCGGATCACCGGCGACCTGACCATCAAGGACGTCACGAAGCCGCTCTCGATCGACCTGGAGTTCAACGGCTCCGCGACGGACGTCTACGGCAACGAGCGCGTGGGCTTCGAGGGCTCCGCCGAGATCCTGCGCTCCGACTGGGGCCTGACCTGGAACGCGGCCCTGGAGACCGGCGGCGTGATGGTCAGCGACAAGGTCAAGCTGAACTTCGACATCTCCGCGATCAAGAACGCCGCCTGA